In uncultured Desulfobacter sp., one DNA window encodes the following:
- a CDS encoding zf-TFIIB domain-containing protein, giving the protein MIFNSCRNKFKRMNCPVDRTTLKETVVENVILQQCPKCGGLWLPTTALKQFSQLHGIDVSSLKYNLDKNTCNINKQILCPSDNSRMILYPFHGVEIDICASCWGIWLDGGELELILKKTKKSWGKTALEFGCECVEDGNIFTSAGISAGIDMSLHLVKILHSPILSEKTARQMEYEPG; this is encoded by the coding sequence TTGATTTTTAATTCATGCCGAAATAAATTTAAAAGAATGAATTGTCCAGTAGACAGAACAACATTAAAAGAAACTGTTGTTGAAAATGTTATTTTACAGCAGTGCCCAAAATGTGGTGGGCTTTGGCTACCTACGACCGCTTTAAAACAGTTTTCCCAATTGCATGGAATAGACGTTTCATCTTTAAAGTATAATCTCGATAAAAATACCTGCAACATCAACAAACAGATATTATGCCCATCAGATAACTCCCGTATGATTCTTTATCCATTCCATGGTGTAGAGATTGATATTTGTGCTTCATGCTGGGGAATATGGCTTGATGGGGGTGAGTTGGAACTCATACTTAAAAAAACAAAAAAATCTTGGGGAAAAACGGCATTAGAATTTGGTTGCGAATGTGTGGAAGACGGCAATATTTTTACCTCCGCCGGCATCTCGGCCGGTATAGATATGAGTTTGCATCTGGTAAAAATACTTCATAGCCCGATACTGTCCGAAAAGACCGCCCGGCAGATGGAATATGAACCTGGGTAG
- the hisF gene encoding imidazole glycerol phosphate synthase subunit HisF: MKITVLDYGAGNVRSLINAVEKMGGSIKMVEKPEDILAAERLIFPGVGNYGAMLEILHERGFVEPLRQYLNADRPFLGICVGMQALFEGSEEELVSTHESIGFFKGRVKRFRTELSVPHIGWNGIHIKQDSPFLDGVEPDTKFYFVHSYHIVPENPDVVLATTTYDYPYASAVQQGNVIGTQFHPEKSGAAGMKLLDNFIHSDSLKARGPADIPSKGLSKRVIACLDVRSNDNGDLVVTKGDQYDVREEGSVRNLGKPVALAKKYYEQGADEITFLNITGFRDFPLEDMPMLKVLEETSKQVFVPLTIGGGIREFTDAQGQHYSSLDVASRYFRAGADKISIGSDAVHIAMAYLESGNKTKKSAIEEISRVYGAQAVVISVDPKRAWVASPEDAPKHHVVKVTSGEQGPNGEKYCWYQCTVSGGRKAMDLDAVALAKACEELGAGEILLNCIDKDGTNSGFDLDLINAVRSNVTIPVIASSGAGCEAHFAEVFKSTKAEAALAAGIFHREEVPIQSVKQHLAEQGIEVRK; the protein is encoded by the coding sequence ATGAAGATTACCGTATTAGACTATGGGGCCGGCAATGTCCGCAGCCTAATCAATGCTGTGGAAAAGATGGGCGGCAGCATTAAAATGGTTGAGAAACCCGAAGATATCCTGGCAGCTGAAAGGCTGATTTTCCCCGGTGTGGGAAATTACGGGGCCATGCTTGAAATCCTTCATGAGCGTGGGTTTGTAGAACCCCTGCGCCAATATCTCAACGCTGACCGGCCGTTTTTAGGGATTTGTGTGGGTATGCAGGCTCTGTTTGAAGGCAGTGAGGAAGAACTGGTCTCCACCCATGAGAGCATTGGGTTTTTCAAAGGCCGGGTGAAACGCTTTAGAACCGAACTGTCCGTTCCCCACATCGGGTGGAACGGTATCCACATCAAACAGGATTCACCTTTTCTTGACGGGGTGGAGCCGGATACAAAATTTTATTTTGTTCACTCTTACCATATCGTGCCTGAGAATCCCGATGTTGTTTTGGCTACCACCACCTATGATTACCCCTATGCCTCGGCTGTTCAGCAGGGCAATGTGATCGGCACCCAGTTCCATCCGGAAAAAAGCGGGGCTGCCGGCATGAAGCTGCTTGATAATTTTATCCACTCCGACAGCCTGAAAGCCCGGGGTCCCGCGGACATACCGTCCAAAGGCCTCTCAAAAAGGGTGATTGCCTGTCTCGATGTCCGGTCCAACGACAATGGGGATTTAGTGGTCACCAAGGGAGATCAGTACGATGTCAGGGAAGAGGGCAGTGTCAGAAATCTTGGCAAACCCGTGGCGCTGGCCAAAAAATATTACGAGCAGGGTGCTGACGAGATTACCTTTTTAAATATCACAGGGTTCAGGGATTTTCCCCTGGAAGATATGCCCATGCTTAAGGTGCTGGAAGAAACCTCAAAGCAGGTGTTTGTACCCCTGACCATTGGCGGTGGTATCCGGGAATTTACCGATGCCCAGGGACAGCACTATTCCTCCCTGGATGTTGCGTCCCGGTATTTCAGGGCGGGTGCGGATAAGATTTCCATTGGGTCAGACGCGGTCCATATCGCCATGGCATACCTTGAATCGGGCAACAAAACAAAGAAATCAGCCATTGAAGAGATCTCAAGGGTTTACGGTGCCCAGGCTGTGGTGATTTCCGTGGATCCCAAAAGGGCATGGGTTGCCTCCCCTGAAGACGCCCCCAAGCACCATGTGGTCAAGGTGACTTCCGGGGAACAAGGCCCCAATGGTGAGAAATATTGCTGGTACCAGTGTACGGTAAGCGGGGGGCGCAAAGCCATGGATCTGGATGCGGTGGCCCTAGCAAAAGCCTGTGAAGAACTTGGGGCCGGTGAGATTCTGCTCAACTGCATAGATAAAGACGGGACAAACTCCGGGTTTGATCTGGACTTGATCAATGCTGTGCGCAGCAATGTTACCATCCCGGTGATTGCCTCGTCCGGTGCCGGGTGTGAAGCTCATTTTGCCGAAGTATTTAAATCTACAAAGGCTGAAGCGGCATTGGCTGCGGGGATTTTTCATCGGGAAGAAGTGCCTATTCAGTCGGTGAAACAGCATCTTGCCGAACAGGGGATTGAGGTGCGAAAGTAA